A stretch of Elgaria multicarinata webbii isolate HBS135686 ecotype San Diego chromosome 5, rElgMul1.1.pri, whole genome shotgun sequence DNA encodes these proteins:
- the LOC134399216 gene encoding macrophage metalloelastase-like, giving the protein MKYLLIGTALFLPYCFAIPVATIPAAQSIGDFKFLQVYLDKFFPTFRKAAGHGMEEQLEEMQRFFHLTVTGKMDDETMAIMKQPRCGVPDVPEYRKAAAVSRWRRNTLTYRINNYTPDMRRAKVDEVIAKAFKVWSDVTPLQFKRISSPADIEIFFAYGAHGDGGPFDGRGGTLAHAYFPGSGLGGDAHFDESEHWSEYNREVNLFLVAAHELGHSLGLDHSNVRGALMFPTYSYQNPNNFRLPSDDRRRIQRLYGMRK; this is encoded by the exons ATGAAGTACCTCTTGATCGGCACTGCACTTTTTCTGCCTTACTGCTTTGCTATCCCAGTAGCAACCATACCTGCAGCACAAAGTATTGGGGACTTCAAGTTTCTACAG GTTTATCTCGACAAATTCTTCCCGACATTTCGTAAAGCCGCCGGCCATGGCATGGAAGAACAGCTCGAAGAAATGCAGAGATTCTTCCATTTGACTGTCACAGGAAAAATGGACGATGAAACAATGGCAATAATGAAGCAGCCTCGCTGTGGAGTCCCGGATGTTCCAGAATACCGCAAAGCTGCAGCAGTATCAAGGTGGAGGAGAAACACACTGACTTACAG GATTAATAACTACACTCCTGATATGCGTAGAGCCAAAGTGGATGAGGTGATAGCAAAGGCATTCAAGGTGTGGAGTGATGTGACCCCACTGCAGTTCAAAAGAATTTCATCACCAGCTGATATTGAAATTTTTTTTGCATATGGTG CCCATGGTGATGGTGGCCCTTTTGACGGAAGAGGAGGAACTTTGGCTCACGCTTATTTTCCTGGATCAGGCCTAGGAGGAGATGCTCATTTTGATGAAAGTGAACACTGGTCAGAATACAACAGAG AGGTCAACCTCTTCCTTGTTGCTGCACATGAACTTGGCCATTCCTTGGGGCTGGACCATTCAAATGTTCGTGGGGCTTTGATGTTCCCTACCTATTCTTACCAGAATCCAAATAACTTCAGGCTCCCATCTGATGACAGGCGAAGAATTCAGAGATTATACG GAATGAGGAAATGA
- the LOC134399215 gene encoding macrophage metalloelastase-like encodes MRFMLFLCTAVLLSSSFAIPLGHQSGLSSLKDLKSIEAYLNKFFPAVDKLIKHTLEERIKEMQKFFHLTVTGKIDAETVTVMEQPRCGVPDVSSYTTFPGRPQWNKNVLTYRIKNYTPDMPRDSVNTAIAKAFKVWSDVTPLQFRKTTRPADIEILFAYGAHGDYDAFDGRGGVLAHAFAPGQGMGGDAHFDEDEAWSETNRETNLFLVAAHEIGHSLGLGHSRVPSALMYPTYSYVNPNNYRLPADDTKGIQSLYGKKRL; translated from the exons ATGAGGTTCATGTTGTTCTTGTGCACAGCAGTGTTGCTGTCTTCCAGCTTTGCCATTCCATTAGGACACCAATCTGGACTGTCAAGCCTCAAGGATCTGAAATCCATAGAG GCCTATCTTAACAAGTTTTTTCCAGCCGTGGATAAATTAATTAAGCATACCCTGGAAGAACGAATCAAAGAAATGCAGAAATTCTTCCATTTGACTGTAACGGGAAAAATAGATGCCGAAACTGTCACAGTAATGGAACAGCCTAGATGTGGAGTTCCAGATGTCTCGAGCTACACTACATTTCCAGGAAGACCACAATGGAATAAGAATGTGTTGACTTACAG AATTAAAAACTACACTCCTGACATGCCTCGAGACAGCGTGAACACAGCCATAGCAAAGGCATTTAAAGTGTGGAGTGATGTGACCCCACTTCAGTTCAGAAAAACAACAAGACCTGCTGATATTGAAATTCTCTTTGCATATGGGG CTCACGGTGACTACGACGCTTTTGATGGGAGAGGTGGAGTTCTGGCTCACGCTTTTGCCCCTGGACAAGGCATGGGCGGAGATGCACACTTTGATGAGGATGAGGCCTGGTCAGAAACCAATAGAG AAACCAACCTTTTCCTTGTTGCTGCACATGAGATTGGTCATTCCTTGGGACTGGGTCATTCGCGTGTCCCCAGCGCTTTGATGTATCCTACCTATTCCTATGTGAACCCAAATAATTATCGCCTTCCAGCGGATGATACGAAAGGAATCCAGAGTTTATACG GAAAGAAGAGGCTGTAA